A region from the Mesorhizobium sp. J8 genome encodes:
- a CDS encoding FAD-dependent oxidoreductase, whose amino-acid sequence MIKAVDRFLDHVTMYRLVLYYLMALLSAAFAFCFVKLVPHDPLALAFTAALTVATCWITNMAFALVFEVPANSESVYITALILTLILDPVAFTDLKGIGAVAFASVWAISSKYILAVGRKHLFNPAALGVALSALLLNQPATWWVGGNPWLLPFVLVGGVLVVRKLRRLDLVAAFLVVALAAVLATTDPAQYGAAIKETLGSSPLFFFAFVMLTEPLTAPAQRWPRIAFAVIVGFLFAPNIHIGSFYFTPELALLAGNLFAYAVSPKGRFVLTLERIEQIAVDSYDFVFRPSRRLAFRAGQYLEWTLSLDCSDNRGNRRYFTVASSPTEQSVRLGVKFYPQSSAFKRALGAMKPGATIHASQLAGDFTLPSDPKTKIAFLAGGIGITPFRSMLQYLIDRQEARPIVVLYGTEGQEDIAYRHVLASARRELGIRTYHAVAKGAVRGQYPGYIDARLVRLTMPDYLERTFYVSGPQAMVKALRQKLVAMGVSRSRIKVDYFPGFA is encoded by the coding sequence ATGATCAAGGCAGTCGACCGATTCCTCGATCACGTGACCATGTACCGGCTGGTGCTCTACTATCTGATGGCGCTGCTGAGCGCGGCGTTCGCCTTCTGCTTCGTCAAGCTGGTGCCGCATGATCCGCTTGCGCTCGCTTTCACCGCTGCCCTCACAGTCGCTACCTGCTGGATCACCAACATGGCCTTCGCGCTGGTCTTCGAGGTTCCGGCAAACAGCGAATCCGTCTATATCACCGCCCTCATACTCACGCTCATCCTCGATCCGGTCGCATTCACGGACTTGAAGGGTATCGGGGCTGTCGCTTTCGCCTCTGTTTGGGCGATTTCGTCGAAATACATCCTGGCCGTCGGCCGAAAACACCTTTTCAATCCAGCGGCACTCGGCGTCGCGCTGTCGGCGCTGTTGCTGAACCAGCCCGCCACCTGGTGGGTCGGAGGCAATCCATGGCTGCTTCCCTTCGTCCTCGTCGGCGGGGTTCTGGTCGTGCGGAAGCTGCGCCGTCTGGATCTTGTCGCGGCATTTCTGGTCGTGGCCCTGGCCGCCGTCCTGGCAACAACAGATCCGGCGCAATATGGTGCGGCCATCAAGGAAACGCTGGGCTCATCGCCGCTATTTTTCTTCGCTTTCGTGATGCTGACCGAGCCGCTGACGGCCCCTGCACAGCGCTGGCCGCGGATCGCCTTTGCCGTCATCGTCGGCTTCCTGTTCGCGCCCAACATCCATATCGGCTCGTTCTACTTCACGCCCGAACTCGCTCTCCTGGCGGGTAACCTCTTCGCTTACGCCGTGAGCCCCAAGGGCCGGTTCGTGTTGACTTTGGAACGCATCGAGCAAATCGCCGTCGACAGCTACGACTTCGTCTTCAGACCGTCGCGAAGGCTTGCCTTCCGGGCGGGCCAGTATCTGGAGTGGACGCTGAGCCTCGACTGTTCCGACAATCGCGGTAACCGGCGTTATTTCACCGTCGCCTCATCGCCTACCGAGCAATCGGTGCGGCTTGGCGTCAAGTTCTATCCGCAATCGAGCGCTTTCAAGCGGGCCCTGGGCGCTATGAAGCCCGGCGCCACGATCCACGCTTCGCAACTGGCCGGCGATTTCACGCTGCCGTCCGATCCGAAAACCAAGATCGCCTTCCTGGCGGGCGGCATCGGCATCACGCCGTTCCGCTCGATGCTGCAATATCTCATCGATCGCCAGGAAGCGCGACCTATCGTCGTTCTCTATGGAACAGAAGGCCAGGAAGACATCGCTTATCGACACGTGCTCGCATCCGCGAGACGCGAGCTGGGCATAAGGACCTACCACGCGGTGGCCAAAGGCGCCGTACGCGGCCAGTATCCCGGCTACATAGACGCCCGCCTGGTGCGCCTCACCATGCCCGACTATCTCGAGCGCACCTTCTACGTCTCCGGCCCCCAGGCGATGGTCAAGGCGTTGCGCCAGAAGCTTGTGGCCATGGGCGTCAGCCGTTCGAGGATAAAGGTCGACTACTTTCCTGGTTTTGCCTGA
- a CDS encoding FAD:protein FMN transferase encodes MGMPITIDVGGAGSSLVESVFDYFERIDRRFSTYRSDSEISAINRGDVPVKDWSGEMMEVLALAERTRNETNGYFDIRRVDGSLDPSGIVKGWAIRNAAALIRGAGIGDFFIEAGGDIQSCGRNASGGDWSVGVRNPFKKDEIIKIIYPRGRGVATSGTYARGQHIYNPHEPSETIADIVSLTVIGSDVLEADRFATAAFAMGRDGILFIEQTSGLEGYVVDVNGRATPTSGFGDLCEP; translated from the coding sequence ATGGGAATGCCCATCACGATCGATGTCGGAGGCGCCGGCAGCTCGCTGGTCGAGTCCGTGTTCGACTATTTCGAGCGGATCGACCGGCGCTTCAGCACCTACAGGAGCGACAGTGAGATTTCCGCCATCAACCGGGGTGACGTTCCGGTCAAGGATTGGAGCGGCGAGATGATGGAAGTGCTTGCGCTCGCAGAGCGGACAAGAAACGAGACGAACGGATATTTCGACATCCGCAGGGTCGACGGCTCGCTTGACCCGTCCGGGATCGTGAAAGGCTGGGCGATCCGCAATGCCGCCGCCCTCATCCGTGGAGCCGGCATCGGCGATTTCTTCATCGAGGCGGGTGGCGACATTCAGTCCTGCGGCAGGAATGCCTCCGGCGGAGACTGGAGCGTCGGCGTTCGCAACCCCTTCAAGAAGGACGAGATCATCAAGATCATCTATCCGCGCGGTCGCGGCGTCGCCACGTCCGGCACTTATGCGCGCGGCCAGCACATCTACAATCCCCATGAGCCTTCGGAGACTATCGCCGACATCGTCAGCCTGACGGTCATCGGATCCGATGTGCTCGAAGCCGATCGCTTCGCCACGGCAGCCTTCGCCATGGGCCGGGACGGCATCCTCTTCATCGAGCAGACTTCCGGGCTGGAAGGGTATGTCGTCGACGTCAATGGCCGTGCCACGCCGACAAGCGGATTCGGAGACCTTTGCGAACCATGA